The Bacteroidota bacterium genome has a window encoding:
- a CDS encoding DNA polymerase/3'-5' exonuclease PolX: MTNKEIARAFKLAGQLLELHDENPFKVRSFQNAAFKVERLPEALETMDAAAIAGIEGIGKSLQARILELNERGSFDELDELKSKTPEGILEILSIKGLGPKKVRTLWQELEIQSVGELLYACQENRLVTLKGFGEKTQEQVRHSIEYAQSNKGKFLYAVIEPLALQLLADLRQTSGIGSADWTGTLRRGCEIIETAEFVTVATTEKITAFLADHPLVAGQPVSTDGTMVRSSLAGRLPLVFHCCSEKAFGNTLLRTTGDEAHLARLSSAFNWNASLEGSEVEIYRTIGYAFPEPELREELWETRQRPDTSKLITEADLRGILHNHSTWSDGTHSLEVMARYCQELGYEYLGICDHSRSAFYANGLSIERVAEQHKEIEALNKKLAPFRILKGIESDILTDGSLDYPDEILDTFDLVVASVHSVLKMDENKATARLIRAVEHPATTILGHPTGRLLLSRPGYPIDHRKVIDACAANDVIIELNANPYRLDIDWRWIPYALDKGVMISINPDAHRKEGYHDMHFGVRAARKGGLTKEMTFNALLLVELEKRL, encoded by the coding sequence ATGACGAACAAGGAGATCGCGCGCGCCTTCAAACTGGCCGGACAACTGCTCGAGCTGCACGACGAAAACCCGTTCAAGGTCCGCTCTTTTCAAAACGCGGCCTTCAAAGTGGAACGACTGCCGGAAGCGCTCGAAACCATGGACGCAGCCGCCATCGCCGGGATCGAAGGGATCGGGAAGAGCCTGCAAGCGCGCATCCTGGAACTGAATGAACGCGGTTCCTTCGACGAACTCGACGAACTGAAAAGCAAAACACCGGAAGGTATCCTCGAGATCCTTTCCATCAAAGGGCTGGGCCCAAAGAAGGTCCGCACACTCTGGCAGGAACTCGAGATCCAATCTGTCGGCGAACTGCTTTACGCTTGCCAGGAGAACCGGCTGGTTACCCTGAAAGGCTTTGGCGAGAAAACGCAGGAGCAGGTGCGTCACAGCATCGAGTACGCGCAATCCAACAAAGGCAAGTTCCTCTATGCGGTCATCGAGCCCCTTGCGCTTCAACTGCTCGCAGACTTGCGGCAAACTTCGGGTATCGGCTCCGCCGACTGGACCGGCACACTTCGCCGCGGTTGCGAGATCATCGAAACGGCGGAATTCGTAACAGTAGCCACAACTGAAAAGATCACCGCTTTTCTCGCCGACCATCCCCTGGTGGCAGGACAACCTGTTTCCACCGATGGAACGATGGTCCGCAGCTCACTGGCCGGAAGACTGCCGCTCGTGTTTCATTGCTGTTCCGAAAAAGCCTTCGGCAACACCCTGCTTCGCACGACAGGCGATGAAGCGCACCTGGCGCGTCTCAGCAGCGCGTTCAACTGGAACGCCTCACTCGAAGGTTCAGAGGTGGAGATCTATCGTACGATCGGTTACGCGTTTCCCGAACCTGAGCTACGCGAGGAGCTATGGGAAACACGCCAGCGACCCGATACGTCAAAGCTCATCACGGAAGCCGACCTGCGTGGCATCCTGCACAACCACTCCACCTGGTCCGACGGCACGCATTCGCTCGAAGTCATGGCACGCTATTGCCAGGAGCTCGGCTATGAATACCTCGGCATCTGCGACCACAGCCGCAGCGCATTTTATGCAAACGGCCTTTCGATCGAACGCGTGGCTGAGCAGCACAAAGAGATCGAAGCGCTCAACAAGAAACTCGCCCCGTTCCGGATCCTGAAAGGGATCGAGTCCGACATCCTCACCGACGGCTCGCTCGACTACCCGGATGAAATCCTCGACACCTTCGACCTGGTCGTCGCTTCTGTCCACTCGGTCCTGAAGATGGACGAAAATAAAGCCACCGCACGCCTCATCCGCGCCGTCGAACACCCGGCAACCACCATCCTCGGCCATCCGACCGGGCGCCTTCTCCTCTCCCGCCCCGGCTACCCGATCGACCACCGCAAAGTGATCGATGCCTGCGCCGCCAACGACGTGATCATCGAACTCAACGCGAATCCCTATCGCCTCGACATCGACTGGCGCTGGATCCCCTATGCACTCGACAAAGGCGTCATGATCTCCATCAACCCCGACGCCCACCGCAAAGAAGGCTACCACGACATGCACTTCGGCGTCCGCGCAGCAAGAAAAGGAGGACTCACGAAAGAGATGACGTTTAATGCGCTGTTACTGGTGGAGTTGGAGAAGCGGCTGTGA
- the mutS gene encoding DNA mismatch repair protein MutS — protein sequence MKQYYAIKAKYPDALLLFRVGDFYETFGEDAVKAAGILGIVLTRRANGAASFVELAGFPHHSLDTYLPKLVRAGMRVAICDQLEDPKLTKKIVKRGVTEFVTPGVSYNDKILEHKKNNFLASVHTDGKVWGVAFLDISTGEFLVAEGKREYIDKLLQNFQPSEVIFSRQHRKELQEQLGNRFYQYAVDEWVYQPDYAREVLLKHFGTLSLKGFGVEDLAFAVIAAGAAFHYASDTRQDQLRHIAGISRIEEDRYVWLDKFTVRNLELVGSSNEKAVTLLDVLDETLTPMGGRLLKRWILLPLKDVAAIQERQEAVHYFLHHPEFSGILSGQLRQVGDLERLISRVSLGKATPRDVQQLQRSLELVEQIREACLRTDNSAIRTIADQLNPCRIIRDRISLELHADPPALVNKGGVIREGVSPELDQLREIAFNGKDYLLKVQQREAERTGITSLKVGFNNVFGYYIEVTHTHKDKVPAEWTRKQTLTNAERYITAELKEYEEKILGAEEKILALETRLFAELVQAIAEYIAPVQLNASLLARLDVLQSFAAVATKWEYTRPEVNDSRILDIKGGRHPVIERQLPPGEQFVANDIYLDPDNQQILMITGPNMSGKSALLRQAALITLLAQIGSFVPAAGASVGIVDKIFTRVGASDNISSGESTFMVEMNETASILHNLSDRSLLLLDEIGRGTATYDGISIAWAIAEFLHEHPSVRAKTLFATHYHELNEMAATLPRIRNFHVAVKETGQQVLFLRKLVPGGSEHSFGIHVAKLAGIPVKVVQRAGEILKQLEDSRGRSGAKVGKDENVQLSFFQLDDPVLEQIREEIRSTDLDHLTPVQALNKLNEIKKLIGG from the coding sequence ATGAAGCAGTATTACGCCATCAAGGCGAAGTATCCGGACGCGCTGCTGTTGTTCCGGGTCGGGGACTTTTACGAGACCTTCGGAGAGGACGCCGTCAAGGCGGCCGGCATCCTCGGTATCGTCCTGACGCGGCGCGCAAATGGCGCGGCCTCCTTTGTGGAGCTGGCCGGCTTTCCGCATCATTCCCTCGATACCTACCTGCCGAAGTTGGTCCGTGCCGGCATGCGCGTGGCCATCTGCGACCAGTTGGAAGACCCGAAGCTGACGAAGAAGATCGTCAAGCGCGGCGTGACGGAATTCGTGACGCCGGGCGTTTCGTACAACGACAAGATCCTCGAGCACAAAAAGAACAACTTCCTCGCGAGCGTACATACTGACGGAAAGGTGTGGGGCGTCGCGTTCCTGGATATTTCCACCGGCGAGTTTCTGGTCGCCGAAGGCAAGCGCGAGTACATCGACAAGCTCTTGCAGAATTTCCAGCCGAGTGAGGTCATCTTTTCCCGGCAGCACCGCAAAGAATTACAGGAGCAACTCGGCAACCGCTTTTACCAGTACGCGGTCGACGAATGGGTGTACCAACCCGACTATGCCCGTGAAGTGTTGCTGAAGCATTTCGGTACCCTTTCGCTGAAAGGCTTCGGCGTGGAAGATCTGGCCTTCGCGGTGATCGCCGCCGGTGCGGCTTTTCACTACGCGTCCGATACACGGCAGGACCAGTTGCGGCACATCGCCGGCATCTCCCGGATCGAAGAAGACCGGTATGTCTGGCTCGACAAGTTCACGGTGCGGAACCTGGAACTGGTGGGATCGTCGAACGAGAAAGCCGTTACCCTGCTCGACGTACTCGACGAAACGCTGACCCCCATGGGCGGGCGACTGCTCAAGCGTTGGATCCTGTTACCGCTGAAAGACGTAGCCGCCATCCAGGAACGTCAGGAAGCGGTCCACTACTTTCTGCACCACCCGGAGTTTTCCGGGATACTGTCCGGTCAGCTCCGGCAGGTCGGCGACCTGGAGCGTCTCATCAGCCGGGTATCGCTCGGCAAGGCTACGCCGCGCGACGTGCAACAGTTGCAGCGCAGCCTCGAGCTGGTGGAGCAGATCCGCGAAGCCTGCCTGCGCACCGACAATTCCGCGATCCGCACGATTGCCGACCAATTGAATCCGTGCCGGATCATCCGCGACCGCATTTCACTCGAGTTGCATGCCGATCCGCCTGCGCTGGTGAACAAGGGTGGTGTGATCCGCGAGGGCGTTTCGCCGGAGCTCGACCAGTTGCGCGAGATCGCGTTCAACGGCAAGGACTACCTGCTCAAGGTGCAGCAACGAGAGGCTGAACGGACGGGTATCACCTCGCTGAAAGTCGGTTTCAACAACGTCTTCGGTTATTACATCGAAGTCACGCATACGCACAAAGACAAAGTTCCCGCCGAGTGGACGCGCAAGCAGACCCTGACGAACGCCGAGCGTTACATCACGGCGGAACTGAAGGAATACGAAGAGAAGATCCTCGGCGCGGAGGAGAAGATCCTCGCGCTGGAGACGCGGCTTTTCGCCGAGCTGGTGCAGGCCATCGCCGAGTATATCGCGCCGGTGCAACTCAATGCTTCGCTGCTGGCGCGGCTGGACGTCTTGCAGTCGTTCGCGGCCGTCGCGACAAAGTGGGAGTACACCCGACCGGAGGTGAACGACAGCCGGATACTCGACATCAAAGGTGGCCGCCATCCGGTGATCGAGCGTCAATTGCCGCCGGGTGAGCAGTTCGTCGCGAACGATATTTACCTCGACCCCGACAACCAGCAGATCCTGATGATCACCGGCCCGAACATGTCGGGTAAGTCGGCGCTGCTGCGGCAGGCCGCCTTGATCACCCTGCTGGCGCAGATCGGTTCGTTTGTGCCCGCCGCGGGTGCCAGTGTGGGCATCGTCGATAAGATCTTCACGCGCGTAGGCGCGAGCGATAACATCTCGAGCGGCGAATCCACCTTCATGGTGGAGATGAACGAAACGGCGAGCATCCTGCACAACCTCTCCGACCGTAGTCTGTTGTTGCTCGACGAGATCGGTCGCGGCACCGCAACGTACGACGGTATCAGCATCGCCTGGGCGATCGCGGAATTCCTGCACGAACATCCGAGCGTACGGGCCAAGACCCTCTTCGCCACACACTATCACGAGTTGAACGAGATGGCGGCCACGTTGCCGCGCATCCGGAATTTCCATGTAGCCGTGAAGGAAACCGGTCAGCAGGTATTGTTTCTGCGAAAGCTCGTCCCGGGTGGCAGTGAGCACAGCTTCGGCATTCACGTCGCCAAGCTCGCCGGTATTCCGGTGAAAGTGGTTCAACGTGCCGGCGAGATCCTGAAACAACTGGAAGACAGCCGGGGCAGGAGCGGAGCGAAAGTCGGAAAGGACGAGAACGTGCAGCTCAGCTTTTTCCAGCTCGACGATCCGGTGTTGGAGCAGATTCGTGAAGAAATCCGCTCCACCGACCTCGACCATCTGACTCCCGTACAGGCGCTGAACAAGCTGAATGAGATCAAGAAGCTGATCGGGGGGTGA
- the sppA gene encoding signal peptide peptidase SppA, whose amino-acid sequence MRDFFKYFLASVLGFVVGTIVLFFLFLGIVSLLVSSLQSDTEVTVRDKSVVEIRLQYPVKERSSKNPFESFDYDAFESRQELGLHDILRNIDKARRDERIKGIFLNLSSLSMGIATLDEIRGALSEFRKSGKFIYAYADSYSQGAYYLASVANTVAVNPEGGVELRGLHTELMFFKGALDKLGIEPEVIRHGKFKSAIEPFTLDKMSPENREQISRLLGSVWNTWLGNISADRKLPKEELQAIADQYRSRKAKDALDLRLIDKTAYFDEVTDDLRKQCGLEEKEKVRYVELQKYNKAYVKPEKEFSNRKIAVVYAVGEIRSGQGSDEVIGSERISEAIRKARLDTTVKAIVLRVNSPGGSALASEVIWREALLARKAKPLVVSMGDLAASGGYYISCIADTIVAQANTLTGSIGVFGLLFNTQNMWKDKLGITFDTVRTGRFADIGSLSRPLTAEERAIYQEEVEQIYNVFIGHVAEGRNMTTAEVDSIGQGRIWSGTDAKQIGLVDVIGGLETAKSIAAKMAGLDNYRTVNYPEQKEFLQKLMEDFSADAKAYFAKEELGESYRYYAKLREVLNSQGIQARLPYELFIY is encoded by the coding sequence ATGAGAGATTTCTTCAAGTATTTCCTGGCATCGGTCCTTGGTTTCGTGGTCGGGACCATCGTCCTCTTCTTCCTCTTCCTCGGCATCGTCTCCCTGCTCGTCTCTTCCCTGCAGTCGGATACGGAAGTGACGGTACGGGATAAGTCGGTTGTCGAAATCCGACTCCAGTATCCCGTAAAAGAACGCAGCTCCAAGAACCCCTTCGAGTCGTTCGACTATGACGCGTTCGAAAGCCGACAGGAACTTGGTCTCCATGATATCCTGCGCAACATCGATAAAGCCCGTCGCGACGAACGGATAAAGGGCATTTTCCTCAACCTCAGCTCCCTCAGCATGGGTATCGCGACGCTCGACGAGATCCGTGGCGCGCTCAGCGAATTCCGCAAGAGCGGAAAGTTCATTTACGCTTATGCCGACTCCTATTCGCAAGGCGCCTACTACCTTGCTTCCGTTGCCAACACCGTTGCGGTCAATCCCGAAGGCGGCGTCGAACTGCGGGGCCTCCACACGGAACTGATGTTCTTTAAAGGAGCACTCGACAAGCTCGGCATCGAACCGGAAGTGATCCGGCACGGTAAATTCAAGAGCGCGATTGAACCGTTCACACTCGACAAGATGAGCCCCGAAAACAGGGAACAGATCAGCCGCCTGCTTGGCAGCGTCTGGAACACCTGGCTCGGGAATATTTCCGCTGATCGTAAACTCCCGAAGGAAGAACTTCAGGCCATCGCCGATCAGTACCGTAGCCGCAAGGCGAAGGACGCGCTTGACCTCCGCCTGATCGACAAGACCGCTTACTTCGACGAAGTAACCGATGACCTCCGCAAGCAATGCGGCCTTGAAGAGAAAGAGAAAGTACGCTACGTCGAATTGCAGAAATACAACAAGGCGTACGTAAAACCCGAAAAGGAATTTTCCAACCGCAAGATCGCCGTCGTCTATGCGGTCGGCGAGATCCGCTCCGGACAAGGCAGCGACGAAGTGATCGGTTCGGAGCGCATCAGCGAGGCCATTCGCAAAGCCCGCCTCGACACGACCGTCAAAGCCATCGTCCTGCGCGTGAATTCACCGGGTGGCAGCGCCCTTGCCTCCGAAGTGATCTGGCGCGAAGCCTTGCTGGCACGCAAAGCCAAACCGCTGGTGGTATCCATGGGTGACCTGGCGGCTTCCGGAGGCTACTATATCTCCTGTATCGCCGACACCATCGTCGCGCAAGCCAACACGCTTACAGGCTCCATCGGCGTGTTCGGACTGCTGTTCAACACCCAGAACATGTGGAAGGACAAACTCGGCATCACCTTCGACACCGTACGCACAGGCCGCTTTGCCGATATCGGCAGCCTCTCGCGTCCGCTGACCGCCGAAGAGCGCGCCATTTACCAGGAAGAAGTGGAACAGATCTACAACGTGTTCATCGGTCACGTGGCCGAAGGCCGGAACATGACCACCGCCGAGGTCGACAGCATCGGCCAGGGCCGCATCTGGTCAGGTACGGACGCGAAACAGATCGGGCTGGTCGATGTGATCGGCGGACTGGAAACTGCGAAATCCATTGCCGCGAAGATGGCCGGGCTCGACAACTACCGAACGGTCAACTATCCCGAGCAAAAGGAATTCCTGCAGAAGTTGATGGAAGACTTCTCCGCCGACGCGAAAGCCTACTTCGCCAAGGAAGAACTGGGCGAAAGCTATCGTTACTACGCGAAATTGCGCGAAGTCCTCAATAGCCAGGGCATTCAGGCACGCCTGCCGTACGAACTCTTCATCTACTGA
- a CDS encoding OmpA family protein, with product MRFFYTLLAGLVMYAGTVSAQTSITQDSVRVDIKGDKMPRSNEFRTWDIGAHIGFTYPNTDIAASDLTDDKVINKLGFGFNVTKFFTHSFALQASFIHAKLSGIDNNKPYRYETTVNYDISLNALIQIGNIAFLKKTPNLGIYGYMGVGVMNVDPQVSLDDGKTYLNGIYSQYQQPYDTMDYSNTTQLTIPFGVGVKYRIARPFSLSLEYTLRTTNFDKLDGWYKLLSEDDAYSYFNVGLTYHLGAKEKPIEWVNPLQTVYADLYDMKDRVDLMSGDKDKDGVADLFDREPATPEGNKVYGDGTSVDIDGDGVPDAQDAEPFSPKGAKVDAAGREIDTDGDGIGDTRDLEPNTPKGTLVNNTGVTIPTGPAGSRAGGASSVMAANGYLPSIFFELNSDVIDKKYHETLASIALVMKANPDLKFELNGNCDIRANVDYNIKLGLRRAENVKKHLVDRYGIDAARLQTVSLGKNSPITQEHRMNRRVDFRVLPE from the coding sequence ATGAGATTTTTCTACACGCTACTGGCCGGGCTGGTCATGTATGCCGGAACCGTTTCCGCGCAGACCAGCATCACGCAGGACAGTGTCCGCGTTGATATCAAAGGCGACAAGATGCCGCGGTCGAACGAGTTTCGTACCTGGGACATCGGCGCGCACATCGGATTCACCTATCCGAATACCGATATCGCCGCCAGCGATCTGACGGACGACAAAGTGATCAACAAGCTCGGCTTCGGTTTCAATGTCACGAAGTTCTTCACGCATTCGTTCGCGTTGCAAGCCTCCTTCATTCACGCCAAGCTGTCCGGTATCGACAATAACAAGCCGTACCGCTACGAGACCACGGTCAACTACGACATTTCGCTGAACGCCCTGATCCAGATCGGAAACATCGCGTTCCTGAAGAAGACCCCGAACCTTGGCATCTACGGTTACATGGGCGTAGGCGTCATGAACGTCGATCCGCAGGTTTCACTTGACGACGGCAAGACGTACCTCAACGGTATTTACAGCCAGTACCAGCAGCCGTACGATACGATGGATTACTCCAACACCACGCAGCTGACGATTCCGTTCGGGGTAGGTGTGAAGTACCGCATCGCCCGTCCGTTCTCGCTTAGCCTGGAGTACACGCTCCGCACGACGAACTTCGACAAACTCGACGGCTGGTATAAGCTGCTTTCGGAAGACGACGCCTATTCCTATTTCAACGTAGGACTTACCTACCACCTCGGAGCGAAAGAGAAGCCGATCGAGTGGGTGAACCCCTTGCAAACGGTCTATGCCGACCTGTACGACATGAAGGATCGTGTCGACCTGATGTCGGGTGATAAAGACAAAGACGGTGTTGCCGATCTCTTCGACCGCGAGCCGGCTACTCCGGAAGGCAACAAAGTGTACGGCGACGGTACCTCGGTGGATATCGACGGTGACGGCGTGCCGGATGCGCAGGATGCCGAACCGTTCTCGCCCAAGGGCGCGAAAGTGGACGCAGCCGGTCGCGAGATCGATACCGACGGCGATGGCATTGGCGACACCCGCGACCTAGAGCCGAACACGCCGAAAGGAACGCTGGTCAACAATACCGGCGTCACCATTCCGACAGGTCCTGCAGGTTCACGCGCCGGCGGTGCATCTTCGGTCATGGCCGCCAACGGCTACCTGCCTTCGATCTTCTTCGAACTCAACAGCGACGTCATCGACAAGAAGTACCACGAGACACTGGCATCCATCGCTCTGGTGATGAAAGCCAATCCGGATCTCAAGTTCGAACTGAATGGTAACTGCGACATCCGCGCGAACGTGGATTACAACATCAAGCTCGGCCTGCGCCGTGCCGAGAACGTGAAGAAGCACCTCGTCGACCGCTACGGCATCGACGCAGCCCGCCTCCAGACCGTTTCCCTTGGCAAGAACTCCCCGATCACCCAGGAACACCGGATGAACCGGAGGGTTGATTTCCGGGTGTTGCCGGAGTAA
- the folK gene encoding 2-amino-4-hydroxy-6-hydroxymethyldihydropteridine diphosphokinase, producing MDLNIIYVLTGSNLGERELFLEKARKELARRVGELTGVSSLYETAAWGKTDQPAFLNQVLRLETPLSATVVMEQLHTIERLLGRERREQWEPRTVDLDLLFFNDSVLKINDLQVPHPRLHLRRFTLAPLVEIAPALVHPELKLSMKELLDRVDDPLSVRIFAAGQP from the coding sequence GTGGATCTTAACATCATTTATGTTTTGACCGGTTCCAACCTGGGCGAACGGGAGCTTTTTCTTGAAAAAGCCCGAAAGGAATTGGCGCGTCGTGTCGGGGAGTTGACAGGAGTGTCCTCCTTGTACGAGACGGCGGCCTGGGGTAAAACCGACCAGCCGGCGTTTCTAAATCAGGTCCTGCGGCTGGAGACACCGCTTTCGGCAACGGTCGTGATGGAGCAGTTGCACACGATCGAGCGCCTGTTAGGGCGGGAACGACGGGAACAGTGGGAGCCACGTACGGTGGATCTGGACCTGTTATTCTTCAATGATTCGGTTCTTAAAATCAACGATCTCCAGGTCCCGCATCCACGACTGCACCTGCGTCGGTTCACGCTCGCGCCACTGGTGGAGATCGCACCGGCATTGGTGCATCCGGAACTGAAGCTGAGTATGAAAGAACTTCTGGACAGGGTAGATGATCCGCTTTCCGTTCGCATCTTTGCAGCCGGGCAACCATGA
- a CDS encoding DNRLRE domain-containing protein — MRFIYCFLYFLAISPFLSYGQGGGGEVFLRPGPDCGKDALVWNAPGFNNANINYGDDPSIGAHAWTNTGIPDTGRSLIEFELDQIPVGALITSAYLSLYNDSSLAYCYGSHASLSGPNTGRIRRVISPWNEHLVKWFTQPSTTALHEVIVPATAGPHSNYQSIDVTALVQDMVNDPDSSFGFMLSLEDETYYRALTFASSDDVNPSMRPSLLIIYQIPASGCFRLQAMNECGIDALVWNAPGFSNGTTNYGSADCIGAHAWTNSGIPDTGRSLLNFDIDVIPTNAAVVSAGLSLYSNPGTAYAGGQHSSFSWPNAGVIRRITSPWREDSVIWFTQPTFTFVNEVVLPPSIGPYDDYLNMDVTQLVQDMIQNSQSSYGFEFALLDEHYYSSLVFTSSDAADPSRYPKLEICYSITNGLQPMNSNATEPRVFPNPVGDRAQLSYDPTVYSDAVLQLLTLQGQVIRNLGITTQTGYAELDLTDLSSGVYMLRIQCAGAVKSLPVIKR; from the coding sequence ATGCGTTTCATCTACTGTTTCCTATACTTCCTGGCTATATCACCTTTTCTGTCCTACGGGCAGGGCGGTGGAGGCGAAGTGTTCCTCCGGCCCGGACCTGATTGCGGCAAGGATGCCCTGGTCTGGAATGCGCCCGGTTTCAATAACGCGAACATTAACTACGGCGACGATCCCTCCATCGGGGCGCATGCCTGGACCAATACCGGGATTCCGGACACGGGCCGGTCTTTGATCGAGTTCGAACTGGATCAGATACCGGTTGGAGCCCTGATCACCTCGGCTTACCTTTCCCTCTACAACGATTCTTCTCTTGCTTATTGTTACGGAAGTCATGCATCCTTATCGGGTCCTAACACGGGTCGGATCCGGCGTGTCATCTCGCCCTGGAATGAACACCTGGTAAAATGGTTTACACAGCCGAGCACGACCGCTCTCCACGAAGTGATTGTACCCGCGACCGCAGGACCACATTCCAATTACCAAAGTATCGATGTCACCGCTTTGGTACAGGATATGGTGAACGATCCGGATTCTTCTTTCGGTTTCATGCTGAGTCTGGAAGATGAAACCTACTATCGCGCCCTCACCTTTGCCAGCAGTGATGATGTCAATCCTTCCATGCGGCCGTCCCTCTTGATCATTTATCAGATCCCGGCATCGGGTTGCTTTCGCCTGCAGGCCATGAATGAGTGTGGCATCGACGCCCTTGTCTGGAACGCACCGGGTTTTTCGAATGGCACGACCAATTACGGAAGCGCGGATTGCATCGGCGCGCATGCCTGGACGAATTCCGGTATACCGGACACCGGCAGGTCTTTACTGAACTTCGATATCGATGTGATACCGACGAATGCAGCTGTTGTATCGGCGGGTTTGTCGCTCTACAGCAATCCGGGAACCGCCTACGCGGGCGGACAACATTCCTCTTTTTCCTGGCCGAATGCGGGCGTGATCAGGCGGATCACTTCTCCCTGGCGGGAGGATTCGGTGATCTGGTTTACACAACCGACGTTTACGTTTGTCAACGAAGTGGTGCTTCCCCCCTCGATCGGTCCATACGACGATTACCTGAACATGGACGTAACACAGCTTGTGCAGGATATGATACAAAATTCGCAGTCCAGCTACGGATTTGAATTTGCCTTGTTGGACGAGCACTATTACAGTAGCCTCGTGTTCACGTCGAGCGATGCTGCAGACCCATCCCGATATCCCAAGCTGGAGATTTGCTATTCCATAACGAACGGACTCCAGCCGATGAATTCCAACGCAACGGAGCCGAGGGTATTCCCGAATCCGGTCGGTGATCGTGCTCAACTTAGTTATGACCCTACTGTCTATTCCGACGCCGTACTCCAACTGCTGACCCTGCAGGGGCAGGTAATCCGAAACCTCGGTATAACCACACAAACCGGATATGCTGAACTTGACCTGACCGACCTGTCTTCGGGCGTTTATATGTTACGTATCCAGTGCGCAGGAGCGGTGAAAAGTCTTCCTGTGATTAAGCGTTGA
- a CDS encoding RNA methyltransferase gives MRKTANEELGRLSLEDYRKAGKIPVVLVLDQVRSLHNVGSAFRTADAFRCAGICLCGITATPPNREIHKTALGAEESVDWKHFTDTPAALLELKQQGYTILAIEQTSSSVPLQNFLAPPDQKLALVFGHELDGVSNEALSLCDSAIEVPQHGTKHSLNVAVCVGVVLWELAGRRLPKYG, from the coding sequence TTGCGTAAGACCGCCAACGAAGAACTCGGCCGCCTGAGCCTTGAAGACTACCGGAAAGCCGGTAAAATACCGGTCGTGCTGGTACTCGACCAGGTCCGCTCCCTCCACAATGTCGGCTCCGCGTTCCGCACAGCCGACGCTTTCCGTTGCGCGGGTATCTGCCTCTGCGGCATCACCGCCACCCCGCCGAACCGCGAGATCCACAAGACCGCTCTCGGCGCCGAAGAGTCGGTCGACTGGAAACACTTTACCGACACCCCAGCCGCGCTGCTAGAATTGAAGCAACAAGGCTACACCATCTTAGCCATCGAACAAACCTCTTCCAGCGTTCCGCTCCAGAATTTCCTGGCACCGCCCGACCAAAAGCTGGCGCTCGTCTTCGGCCACGAGCTCGACGGCGTCAGCAACGAAGCCCTCTCGCTCTGCGACTCCGCCATCGAAGTTCCTCAGCACGGCACCAAGCACTCGCTGAATGTGGCGGTTTGCGTGGGGGTGGTGTTGTGGGAGCTGGCAGGCCGTCGACTACCGAAGTATGGGTAG
- a CDS encoding deoxynucleoside kinase: MSERLKYDYLVIEGNIGTGKTSLATRIAEQFQARIVLERFADNPFLPKFYENSSRYAFPLELSFLADRYQQLNDEVMPQELFRQQTVADYVLSKSLIFASITLKEDEFQLYQRLFHIINPHLPKPDLLVYLHKDVPKLKENIRNRGRDYEQNIQDDYLGNLEKGYWDFFKQQEGLRIVVLDTNEVDFVHNMNDYNRILEILQQDFPVGLHRILPKG; the protein is encoded by the coding sequence ATGAGTGAACGGCTGAAATACGACTACCTGGTCATTGAGGGAAACATCGGTACAGGCAAGACCTCGCTGGCCACGCGCATCGCGGAGCAGTTCCAGGCACGCATCGTGCTGGAGCGTTTTGCCGACAATCCGTTTCTCCCGAAGTTCTATGAGAACTCCTCGCGTTACGCTTTTCCGCTCGAGCTGAGTTTCCTGGCCGACCGTTACCAGCAACTGAACGATGAAGTGATGCCGCAGGAGTTGTTTCGTCAGCAGACCGTAGCGGACTATGTGTTGAGCAAGTCGTTGATCTTTGCCAGCATAACGCTGAAAGAAGACGAGTTTCAGTTGTACCAGCGACTCTTCCACATCATCAACCCGCACCTGCCCAAGCCGGACCTGTTGGTCTACCTGCACAAGGACGTACCCAAGCTGAAAGAGAACATCCGGAACCGCGGGCGCGACTATGAACAGAACATCCAGGACGATTACCTGGGCAATCTGGAAAAGGGCTACTGGGACTTTTTCAAGCAGCAGGAAGGCTTGCGGATCGTGGTTTTAGACACGAATGAGGTGGATTTTGTGCATAATATGAACGATTACAACCGCATCCTCGAGATTCTCCAGCAGGACTTTCCGGTGGGGCTGCACCGAATACTCCCAAAGGGCTGA